The Candidatus Zixiibacteriota bacterium DNA segment ATGGTGCCACGATATTCTTGAGCCTGGTGATCATCTTCGTAATGCTGGTCTATATCTATCCGCTGAAACTGGTCTTCTCGGCACTTTTTGCCTGGCTTTCCGGCGGATGGATTCCGTCTAAACTTCAACTCAGCCACATCCAGGAACTGATCGACCTGTTTGTGATCTATGGCCTGGGGTTTATGGCCATGTCGGCTTTGATGGCGCTTCTGTATCTGCGCGCTCTGCGCGCCCGCACAAGGCTTTGCCTCAATGATACAGAGACCCTCAAAACCCGTGAAGAAGTGACCGCCTGGTCGATACTGGCAGTAACCGGGCTGGCCTCGGCCCTGATGGCTCTGATCACTCCCGACAGAATCGCGGTTTACTCCGGATTCATGTACAATACGCTGATTATCAGTATGCCGGTGAGTTCAATAATGTACAATAAGAAGCTGAAAGCACTCGAATCGGAACCATCACAAACGTCCGACGAATAATCCGCTTTTAATCTGGCAAGCCATCCCCCGCGCTCGACCTCGATGTCCTCTCGAAACATAAAGCGAGAATACTTTTTCTCCGTTAAAGACGTCATGACTGCAACTCGAATCAAAATTATATGGCGTTTGCAGTTAAGCATCGTTTCGATCCGCCGATAAACAAACTGTAAAAGCTAAACTGTAAAAGGTGTGGTTGTAAGGGAAATGATAGCTATGGAGAAACAGACTTCGGTCGATGAGCGCAGGAAATACCAGCGCGTCCCCAAAGAAGTAAGTGTACAGATCAACAAGATCACATACCCGATCAACGACAATGAGTTCGCCAGCGGAAAATCGATGAATATCTCGCAGGGCGGTGTCCTTCTGAACCTGACAGAGGAATATCAGCCCGGTGATATCCTGCAGATCAAGGTCACTCTGCCCGGGTGGCGCAAGAATCATCCCGGATTCATCAATGTGATGGAAGATTCGATCGGTTCGCCTTTTTCCGCCATCTGCGAAGTAGTTCGTTCCAGCCGGGAGGGTGATTTGTATGCGACCGCGGTAAAATTCGTCAACATCGACAAAGATGATTTCACGGCGCTCAATAAGTATCTGTCTAAAATTCAGAATGACTGATTGCTGAGAAACTGATTTTATCAAACGCTTCATCGATTTAGCTGGAAACGGATGATAATTATTGTCTGGTTTTTATACCGGTCAGTTTTTATATTGATTATGGAGAGATTTAACCGGTAGATAAAAGGGAGATAACCATGAAAGAAAAGATGGAAGAAACCACTCAAACCGCCCAGGATGAGCGACGCAAGTATCGTCGTCTGAGGCGACAGACCCCGGTCGAAACCGGACGTCTGACATACCCGGTGAATAATGACAACTTTGTAAAAGGCACCTCGGCAGATATTTCCCTGGGTGGCATCAAGATGAATGTCGACCAGAAATTCGAAGAAGGCACCCTTCTGCAGGTCAAGATCACTCTCCCCGGATGGCATCAGCACCATCCCGGCTTCATGAAAGTTCTGGAAGATTCGATCGGTTCACCCCTGACAGCGATCTGCGAAGTCATGCGTTGCAATGAAAGCGAAGCTGGAGAATTCGAAACCGCGGCTCGATTCGTCAACATAGATCCCGATGATTATGTCGCTTTCCAGAATTACCTCGACAAAGAGATTAAAAACTAGTTCAG contains these protein-coding regions:
- a CDS encoding DUF1211 domain-containing protein, with the protein product MTYDKQILANLPVKGGFRLRGTEMTRLETFMDAAFAFAMTLLVISVGDLPGNYHELVLALKDIPAFGASFAAFMTYWVGHRRWSRRYGLEDGATIFLSLVIIFVMLVYIYPLKLVFSALFAWLSGGWIPSKLQLSHIQELIDLFVIYGLGFMAMSALMALLYLRALRARTRLCLNDTETLKTREEVTAWSILAVTGLASALMALITPDRIAVYSGFMYNTLIISMPVSSIMYNKKLKALESEPSQTSDE